A section of the Dehalobacter sp. DCM genome encodes:
- a CDS encoding GGDEF domain-containing protein has translation MRANLISGINLLAEFADNQLEKEYKESEFQALKRYVRPIVLFLGIIYTLFIVPDYFFVKDTHAFQSILAGRIIFLFLVLILFHWIKSIQKHTTLFTVVTIYEIMASLLFIHVFYQYQSPELLIQTFGIILIILAIFLVPNRWINSVFASLFIAVAFFISAVYYLDHIEQSHFYAAMTYIILITVVSGIASFRTNTYKRNNFLKSKDLINLSTKDPLTQVYNRLKFDDELDNWIAYANRYSCHLSLAIFDIDSFKKVNDDNGHLTGDKVLKEITGLVKSMIRETDIFARWGGEEFVILFPNTDREEALEITERIRKKISGHDFASGHITCSFGVDTWYQGEERDSLIQRVDTLLRRAKETGKNKVQYELVPC, from the coding sequence ATGCGAGCAAACCTGATTAGCGGGATAAATTTATTAGCCGAATTTGCGGATAATCAGTTGGAGAAAGAATATAAAGAGTCCGAATTTCAAGCACTTAAGCGCTATGTCCGGCCAATTGTTCTTTTTCTGGGGATAATATATACGCTGTTTATTGTTCCGGATTATTTCTTTGTCAAGGATACGCACGCTTTTCAGTCGATCTTGGCAGGCCGAATTATCTTTTTATTTCTGGTGCTTATCCTGTTTCACTGGATAAAATCAATACAAAAACACACGACATTGTTTACCGTGGTCACAATCTACGAAATCATGGCTTCCCTTTTGTTTATTCATGTGTTTTACCAATATCAATCACCGGAACTATTAATTCAAACCTTTGGTATCATCCTGATCATTTTGGCTATTTTCCTCGTTCCTAACCGATGGATCAATTCGGTTTTCGCTTCTCTTTTCATTGCTGTCGCTTTTTTCATATCCGCAGTCTATTATCTTGATCACATCGAACAATCGCATTTTTACGCCGCCATGACGTATATCATTTTGATCACTGTTGTTAGCGGCATTGCCTCTTTTCGTACCAATACCTATAAACGGAATAATTTTCTGAAAAGCAAAGATCTAATCAATCTGTCAACAAAGGATCCTTTGACCCAAGTATACAACCGGCTGAAATTTGACGATGAACTTGATAACTGGATCGCCTATGCCAACCGGTATTCGTGTCATCTTTCTCTGGCAATTTTTGATATCGATAGTTTTAAAAAAGTCAACGATGATAACGGGCATCTTACCGGAGACAAAGTATTAAAGGAGATCACAGGTCTGGTCAAAAGTATGATCAGAGAAACGGATATCTTCGCCCGTTGGGGCGGAGAAGAGTTTGTCATTCTATTTCCGAATACCGACAGGGAAGAAGCTTTAGAAATAACAGAAAGAATAAGAAAAAAAATTTCCGGACATGACTTCGCTTCAGGCCATATTACCTGCAGCTTCGGAGTCGATACCTGGTATCAAGGAGAAGAAAGAGACAGCCTTATCCAGCGTGTCGATACACTCCTCCGCAGAGCAAAAGAGACCGGTAAAAATAAAGTCCAATATGAACTAGTACCTTGTTAA
- the ligA gene encoding NAD-dependent DNA ligase LigA: protein MDQEKRLHELKEILEKAIYDYYMLDAPTLTDAEYDSYIRELIAIEKKHPEWVTLDSPSQRVGGYVASQFPKVRHPEPMLSLDNAFNADELKDFDRRVRSAAPDAEYVVELKIDGLTLALTYHDGVLARGATRGDGEVGEEITANARTIRAVPLRLTMVNEGGSGTNFAGTMDVRGEGYMPKESFLKLNTEREEEGLSLFANPRNAAAGSLRQQDSTVTAQRKLGYFAYQLIQAEQMGIRTQTGVLEALSALGFQVNPNYNLFKTIDEVIDYCRRMTTERHGFSYEIDGLVIKVNRFDHQRELGFTAKSPRWAIAYKFPAEQVETRVLDIEINVGRTGVLTPTAIMQDVLVAGSTVSRATLHNLDNIRDKDIRIGDHVMIHKAGDVIPEVIKSLPEKRSGSEIIFHMPADCPSCGSPVYRLEGEAAHRCLNISCPSRQREAVIHFVSRDAMNIEGLGPAVVSQLLDAGLINDASDLYYLQYEDLVKLERMGDKSARNLLNSIETSKGRGLAPLIFALGIRHVGVKVGKVLAGRYGSMEALENTTVEELVAIGDIGEIMARSIVSFFSDQANLEFIGRLKTAGVMMSATRAVVSQELAGKSIVVTGSFKTWERREIEDVIELYGGKSASSVSKKTSLVLVGENPGSKLNKARELGIPIYSEEEFKKLIGLN, encoded by the coding sequence ATGGATCAGGAAAAACGGTTGCACGAACTGAAAGAAATCCTGGAAAAAGCGATTTACGACTACTATATGCTGGATGCGCCGACACTAACGGATGCCGAATACGATAGCTATATCCGGGAATTGATCGCTATCGAAAAAAAACATCCGGAATGGGTCACACTCGACTCGCCTTCGCAGCGGGTCGGCGGGTATGTTGCTTCACAATTTCCTAAGGTACGCCATCCGGAGCCCATGCTTAGTCTGGACAATGCGTTTAATGCCGACGAGCTGAAAGACTTTGACCGACGGGTACGCAGTGCTGCTCCGGACGCAGAATATGTTGTCGAGTTGAAAATCGACGGACTGACCTTGGCGCTGACTTATCACGACGGTGTTCTCGCCAGAGGTGCGACCCGCGGGGACGGCGAAGTAGGAGAAGAAATAACGGCCAATGCCAGGACAATCCGTGCGGTGCCATTGCGCCTGACGATGGTGAATGAGGGCGGATCGGGGACGAATTTTGCGGGTACTATGGATGTCCGTGGTGAAGGCTACATGCCGAAAGAATCCTTTTTAAAGCTGAACACGGAAAGGGAAGAAGAGGGGCTCTCTCTGTTTGCTAATCCTCGGAATGCCGCTGCCGGCTCATTACGGCAGCAGGATTCAACGGTCACAGCTCAGCGCAAATTGGGTTACTTTGCTTATCAGCTCATCCAAGCGGAACAAATGGGTATCCGCACCCAGACCGGTGTGCTTGAAGCTTTAAGCGCACTTGGGTTTCAGGTCAACCCGAATTACAATTTATTTAAAACCATCGATGAAGTCATTGACTATTGCAGACGGATGACGACAGAGAGGCACGGTTTTTCCTATGAGATCGATGGTCTGGTGATTAAAGTTAACCGTTTTGACCACCAGCGCGAACTGGGCTTTACAGCGAAAAGCCCGCGCTGGGCGATTGCCTATAAGTTTCCGGCAGAACAGGTAGAAACACGTGTTCTGGATATCGAAATCAATGTGGGCAGAACCGGAGTGCTTACACCGACAGCGATTATGCAAGATGTCCTGGTAGCCGGTTCCACCGTCAGCAGAGCGACACTGCATAATCTGGATAATATTCGGGATAAGGATATCCGGATCGGCGATCATGTCATGATCCATAAAGCTGGCGATGTGATCCCGGAGGTCATCAAATCCCTGCCGGAAAAACGAAGCGGTTCGGAAATAATTTTCCACATGCCTGCGGACTGTCCGTCTTGCGGAAGTCCTGTCTATCGATTGGAAGGGGAAGCAGCCCATCGCTGCTTGAATATTTCCTGCCCGTCCCGCCAACGGGAGGCGGTCATCCATTTCGTTTCCAGAGATGCCATGAATATTGAAGGTCTGGGGCCGGCTGTTGTCAGCCAACTGCTGGACGCCGGGCTGATCAATGACGCTTCCGATTTGTACTATCTGCAGTATGAAGATCTGGTAAAACTGGAACGGATGGGGGATAAATCCGCCCGTAACCTGTTGAACTCCATTGAAACGAGCAAAGGGCGCGGCCTTGCTCCGCTGATCTTTGCCCTGGGTATCCGCCATGTCGGAGTTAAAGTCGGTAAGGTCTTAGCAGGACGGTACGGCAGCATGGAAGCGCTGGAAAACACCACGGTCGAAGAACTGGTTGCCATCGGTGATATCGGAGAAATCATGGCCAGAAGCATCGTCAGTTTTTTCAGTGATCAAGCAAACCTGGAATTCATCGGTCGCCTAAAGACAGCCGGCGTGATGATGAGCGCGACACGCGCCGTCGTATCTCAGGAATTGGCAGGAAAAAGCATTGTGGTAACCGGATCTTTTAAAACGTGGGAGAGACGGGAAATCGAGGATGTGATCGAACTGTATGGCGGGAAATCGGCCTCCAGCGTCAGTAAAAAGACATCCCTGGTTCTCGTCGGTGAAAATCCAGGATCCAAACTGAATAAAGCCAGAGAGCTGGGGATACCCATCTATTCTGAAGAAGAGTTTAAGAAATTAATTGGATTAAATTGA
- the pcrA gene encoding DNA helicase PcrA — MYYLKDLNPVQREAVESGDGPLLILAGAGSGKTRVLTYRIAHLVAKGVDPWNILAITFTNKAAKEMRDRVLALVGSEGEGLWVATFHSTCVRILRREIARLPGYTRSFVIYDAGDQLTLLKECLKELNLDEKKFAPRAVLAAISDAKNKLMDPESFSASASDYFTERAASAYKLYQRKLVSNNALDFDDIIMLTVRLFRENPDVLNYYQEKFRYIMVDEYQDTNHAQYLLIKLLAARYRNLCVVGDDDQSVYGWRGADVQNILDFERDYPEANVLKLEQNYRSTQKILRAANEVVSNNYNRKQKSLWTENNQGEEIVLYRAANEHDEARFVTGKIRDLSDSEGRTYSDFAILYRTNAQSRVLEEHMMKESIPYKIFSGVKFYERLEVKDILAYLRVINNPADRVSFARIINVPKRGIGKGSLDKILEYAEEQGMPVLDALSEAAYIQGLQTKGVGTLTAFYEQMIVFRQEAQKGIAITELTEKILRDTGYMAALRTENTVEAETRIENLNEFLSVTAEYDEHAADYTEDPDLDTDQNMLMLGGFLERVSLVADIDNLDQDEDAVKLMTMHSAKGLEFPVVFAVGMEDGIFPSSRSMMETYLLEEERRLCYVTITRAKEKLFMTTTEQRMIYGHIQPSVPSRFIKEIPEDLLLEEMNRREIMGRGFGASYSGKASSSTSQSSSASPFSAARANGGGSGNTKGWKDNGTPIVSSDPERYQVGDKVDHPKFGRGIVMSVIGEGNNAEITVVFSGEVKKLIAEYARLAKI, encoded by the coding sequence ATGTATTATTTAAAGGACCTGAACCCTGTCCAACGCGAAGCAGTTGAAAGCGGAGATGGTCCTCTTCTTATTTTGGCCGGGGCCGGTTCAGGCAAAACCCGGGTGTTGACATACAGGATCGCACATTTGGTGGCGAAAGGCGTTGATCCGTGGAATATCCTGGCTATCACATTCACCAATAAAGCCGCAAAGGAAATGCGCGACAGAGTCCTTGCCCTGGTAGGCAGTGAAGGAGAAGGCCTCTGGGTCGCTACATTCCATTCGACCTGTGTGCGGATCTTACGAAGAGAAATTGCCAGACTGCCGGGGTACACCCGGAGTTTTGTTATATATGACGCAGGAGATCAGCTGACGCTGCTCAAAGAATGTCTTAAAGAACTGAATCTGGATGAGAAGAAGTTTGCGCCGAGGGCTGTACTGGCAGCCATCAGCGATGCCAAAAACAAGTTAATGGACCCGGAGTCTTTTTCTGCCTCAGCGAGCGATTATTTTACCGAAAGAGCAGCCTCGGCCTATAAACTGTATCAACGCAAGCTTGTCAGCAATAACGCCTTGGACTTTGACGATATTATCATGCTCACGGTGAGACTGTTCAGGGAGAACCCGGACGTTTTAAATTATTATCAGGAGAAATTCCGGTATATCATGGTGGATGAATATCAGGATACGAATCACGCGCAATATCTTCTGATCAAACTGTTGGCTGCCCGTTACCGCAATCTCTGTGTTGTGGGCGACGATGACCAGTCTGTTTATGGTTGGCGGGGTGCTGATGTCCAGAATATCCTTGATTTTGAACGGGATTATCCGGAAGCAAATGTCCTCAAGTTGGAGCAGAATTACCGCTCCACCCAGAAGATTCTGCGTGCAGCCAATGAAGTCGTCAGCAACAACTATAACCGTAAACAAAAATCACTCTGGACGGAGAATAATCAGGGCGAGGAAATTGTCCTTTATCGTGCCGCCAACGAACATGATGAGGCCCGCTTTGTCACCGGTAAGATCCGGGACTTATCCGATAGTGAAGGGCGGACATACAGTGATTTTGCGATCCTCTACCGGACCAATGCCCAGTCCCGCGTTCTCGAAGAGCATATGATGAAGGAAAGCATTCCCTATAAGATCTTTTCCGGCGTTAAATTTTATGAACGGCTGGAAGTCAAAGATATCCTGGCTTATCTGAGGGTGATCAATAACCCGGCCGACAGAGTCAGTTTTGCCCGAATTATAAATGTCCCGAAACGCGGTATTGGAAAAGGCAGTTTGGACAAAATACTGGAGTACGCTGAAGAACAAGGGATGCCGGTCCTGGATGCCTTATCGGAAGCGGCCTATATCCAGGGTCTCCAGACCAAAGGGGTCGGCACCTTGACGGCTTTCTATGAACAGATGATCGTTTTCCGGCAGGAAGCACAGAAAGGGATAGCAATCACTGAATTGACTGAGAAGATTCTCCGTGATACCGGCTATATGGCCGCCTTAAGAACGGAAAACACGGTCGAGGCGGAAACACGGATCGAGAATCTCAATGAATTCCTTTCTGTGACAGCGGAATATGATGAACATGCTGCGGATTATACGGAAGATCCTGATCTTGACACGGATCAGAATATGCTCATGCTGGGCGGATTCTTAGAGCGGGTGTCATTGGTGGCGGATATCGATAATTTGGATCAGGATGAAGACGCAGTAAAACTGATGACGATGCACAGCGCCAAGGGCCTTGAGTTCCCGGTTGTCTTTGCTGTCGGGATGGAGGATGGTATCTTCCCGAGCAGCCGAAGTATGATGGAAACCTATCTGCTGGAAGAAGAGCGTCGGTTGTGTTATGTCACCATTACACGGGCGAAAGAGAAACTCTTTATGACCACCACGGAACAGCGCATGATATACGGTCACATTCAGCCGAGTGTGCCTTCCAGATTCATCAAGGAGATCCCGGAAGACCTGCTGCTTGAAGAAATGAACCGCCGTGAAATCATGGGCAGAGGTTTCGGTGCGTCGTATTCAGGCAAAGCCTCTTCATCCACATCCCAATCCTCATCCGCGTCGCCGTTTTCTGCGGCACGGGCAAATGGGGGTGGCAGTGGCAATACCAAAGGCTGGAAGGACAACGGAACGCCGATTGTCAGCTCTGATCCCGAACGGTATCAGGTCGGCGATAAGGTTGACCATCCCAAGTTTGGGAGAGGTATCGTCATGTCCGTCATCGGAGAAGGCAATAATGCTGAAATCACCGTTGTTTTCAGCGGCGAGGTCAAGAAATTGATTGCAGAGTATGCCAGATTGGCAAAAATATAG
- a CDS encoding MazG-like family protein translates to MSEKTTKTITLPRLNRLSPSLESTALKIMEESGELAQAIGKFRGLNGEALRVEEAEAMQFVAKELMDVAQTAVTMMFVLEEQYGIDIEQVITTHLEKLKNKGYCD, encoded by the coding sequence ATGAGCGAAAAGACAACCAAGACAATCACCCTGCCCAGGCTGAACAGATTAAGCCCATCCTTAGAGAGTACAGCGCTCAAAATCATGGAGGAATCCGGGGAATTGGCGCAGGCTATCGGTAAATTCAGGGGATTAAACGGCGAAGCCTTGCGGGTTGAAGAAGCCGAGGCCATGCAATTCGTCGCCAAAGAACTGATGGATGTCGCTCAAACGGCTGTGACGATGATGTTTGTTTTAGAGGAGCAATACGGTATCGATATTGAGCAAGTAATCACAACCCACCTGGAAAAGCTGAAGAACAAGGGGTATTGTGATTGA
- the hisIE gene encoding bifunctional phosphoribosyl-AMP cyclohydrolase/phosphoribosyl-ATP diphosphatase HisIE: protein MNSSFGIGAVDVEKAIKSIKWNEQGLIPAIAQDCESGEVLMLAYMNEEALRKTLTEGKACYFSRSRNNLWVKGETSGHYQDVVDIRVDCDRDTILMKIRQTGMACHENHYSCFHYRPGSDEPIGEPETTPAPSLGRTLELLAGIIKDRNSERPEGAYTTYLFTKGLDKILKKVGEECAEVIIAAKNNSPSEIRYEVSDLFYHLLVMLEDQNVDLKEIAAELNSRRK, encoded by the coding sequence ATGAACAGTAGTTTTGGAATCGGGGCTGTCGATGTCGAGAAAGCAATTAAGAGTATCAAGTGGAACGAACAGGGACTCATTCCGGCAATAGCGCAGGATTGTGAAAGTGGCGAAGTGTTGATGCTCGCTTACATGAACGAGGAAGCATTGAGAAAAACCCTAACTGAAGGAAAGGCCTGTTACTTTAGCCGCAGCCGTAACAATTTATGGGTCAAAGGAGAGACATCCGGACACTATCAGGACGTTGTAGATATACGCGTGGATTGCGACCGGGATACCATCTTAATGAAAATCCGGCAGACCGGTATGGCCTGTCATGAAAACCATTATTCCTGTTTTCACTATCGCCCGGGATCAGACGAGCCGATCGGTGAACCGGAGACGACACCGGCACCTTCACTCGGCCGGACGTTAGAGCTGCTGGCCGGTATTATAAAAGACCGGAACAGCGAAAGACCGGAAGGGGCATATACCACGTATCTTTTCACTAAAGGGTTAGATAAAATCCTAAAAAAAGTCGGTGAAGAATGTGCGGAAGTCATCATCGCTGCCAAGAATAATTCGCCAAGCGAGATCCGTTATGAGGTTTCCGACCTCTTCTATCATCTTCTGGTTATGCTGGAAGACCAAAACGTTGATTTGAAGGAAATCGCCGCAGAACTGAATTCAAGAAGAAAATAA
- the hisF gene encoding imidazole glycerol phosphate synthase subunit HisF, which yields MLAKRIIPCLDVHDGRVVKGTNFIHLRDAGDPVELASLYDQEGADELVFLDISASSEGRETMVEVVRRTAEKVFIPFTIGGGIRTIEDIRRMLRAGADKVSLNTAAIQNPQLICDGAHAFGSQCIVVAIDARKVGTGRWEVYTHGGRTPTGIDVLEWAKKAEELGAGEILLTSMDRDGTKEGYDNELNRMVSRAVAIPLIASGGVGTLSHMAEGLTDGEADAVLAASIFHYREYSIKETKDYLALQGIPVRK from the coding sequence ATGCTGGCCAAAAGGATCATACCCTGTCTGGATGTTCATGACGGTCGGGTCGTCAAAGGTACTAATTTCATTCACCTGCGCGATGCGGGGGATCCCGTCGAGCTCGCGTCTTTATACGATCAGGAAGGTGCAGACGAACTCGTCTTCCTGGATATTTCCGCCTCGTCTGAAGGCAGAGAAACCATGGTAGAGGTCGTCAGACGGACGGCAGAAAAAGTCTTTATACCGTTTACTATCGGCGGCGGTATCCGGACCATCGAGGATATTCGGCGGATGCTGCGGGCCGGTGCGGATAAAGTCTCATTGAATACTGCTGCGATTCAAAATCCGCAGTTAATCTGTGATGGGGCTCATGCGTTTGGGAGCCAGTGTATCGTGGTAGCCATTGATGCCCGAAAAGTCGGAACAGGGCGTTGGGAAGTATATACTCACGGCGGACGGACCCCGACAGGAATAGACGTTCTGGAATGGGCAAAGAAAGCAGAAGAACTTGGCGCAGGAGAAATCCTCCTGACCTCCATGGACCGCGACGGAACGAAGGAGGGCTATGATAATGAGTTGAACCGCATGGTGAGCAGGGCAGTGGCCATTCCGCTGATTGCCAGCGGGGGAGTCGGCACATTGTCGCACATGGCTGAAGGTTTGACCGATGGGGAAGCGGATGCTGTGTTAGCGGCGTCGATTTTTCATTACCGGGAGTATAGCATTAAGGAAACCAAAGACTACCTTGCTTTGCAAGGGATACCGGTCAGAAAATGA
- the hisA gene encoding 1-(5-phosphoribosyl)-5-[(5-phosphoribosylamino)methylideneamino]imidazole-4-carboxamide isomerase: protein MIIYPAIDLKDGKVVRLLQGRMEDATIYSDDPAEMAAKFMEEGSRYLHIVDLNGAFEGKPVNDDVIRDIVRRVPMNIQIGGGIRTLARIEELLDLGVSRVILGTVAVRDPELVEEAVRRYGDQIIVGIDARNGMVAVQGWAESTDLKAEELGKAMKEVGVSRIVFTDISRDGMLAGPNIASSVRMAEATGLKVIVSGGISVLDDLKRLKSEADKGTAIDGAIVGKAIYSGAFTLEEALRVID from the coding sequence ATGATCATTTATCCCGCGATTGATTTAAAAGACGGTAAAGTAGTCCGCCTGCTCCAGGGCAGGATGGAGGATGCCACCATCTATTCCGATGATCCGGCGGAGATGGCGGCTAAATTTATGGAAGAAGGCTCGCGGTACCTTCATATCGTTGACCTTAATGGCGCATTTGAAGGGAAACCGGTCAATGATGATGTGATCAGGGACATCGTCCGACGCGTGCCCATGAATATCCAGATTGGCGGCGGTATACGCACATTAGCCAGGATCGAGGAGCTTTTGGACCTCGGAGTATCCCGAGTTATTTTAGGCACCGTTGCCGTCAGAGACCCGGAATTGGTTGAAGAGGCCGTTCGCCGTTACGGTGATCAGATCATCGTCGGGATTGATGCACGCAATGGCATGGTCGCCGTCCAGGGATGGGCGGAGAGTACGGATTTAAAGGCTGAAGAACTGGGAAAAGCCATGAAGGAAGTCGGTGTATCCCGCATCGTCTTTACCGATATTTCACGGGACGGCATGCTGGCTGGGCCGAACATCGCTAGCTCCGTCCGGATGGCTGAAGCAACTGGTTTGAAGGTTATCGTTTCCGGAGGAATATCGGTTTTGGATGACCTGAAACGCTTAAAGTCCGAAGCCGACAAAGGAACAGCCATCGATGGCGCCATCGTGGGAAAAGCGATTTATTCCGGCGCATTTACACTGGAGGAAGCCCTCCGTGTGATCGATTAA
- the hisH gene encoding imidazole glycerol phosphate synthase subunit HisH: MIGIIDYGRGNLRSVEKALQKIGYEAEILTSPERLTEADGVILPGVGAFADAMDALHTGGWIEPMAAYVRSNKPFLGICLGMQLLFEIGEEHGEHTGLGYLKGRVVKFPQGLKIPHMGWNTLKIVVPNRICENIPDNSYFYFVHSYYAQPADSDCIAATSDYGLEFPALVGRDNVWGAQFHPEKSSPWGLVMLDNFGKWVKNQ, encoded by the coding sequence ATGATTGGCATCATAGACTATGGGCGAGGAAATTTACGCAGCGTCGAAAAGGCATTGCAAAAAATCGGTTATGAAGCGGAAATACTCACTTCGCCCGAAAGGTTAACCGAGGCGGATGGGGTTATCCTGCCGGGCGTCGGCGCATTTGCGGATGCGATGGATGCGCTTCACACCGGCGGTTGGATCGAACCCATGGCTGCTTATGTCCGCAGCAACAAACCTTTTTTGGGGATTTGCCTTGGTATGCAGCTGTTATTTGAAATCGGAGAGGAACACGGTGAACATACCGGTCTGGGCTATTTGAAGGGCCGGGTAGTCAAATTCCCACAGGGACTTAAGATTCCTCATATGGGTTGGAATACATTAAAGATAGTGGTTCCCAACAGGATTTGTGAAAATATCCCGGACAATTCCTATTTTTATTTTGTCCATTCCTATTATGCGCAACCGGCAGATTCGGACTGTATCGCAGCAACCAGTGATTATGGTCTTGAATTTCCGGCACTGGTTGGGAGAGACAATGTCTGGGGTGCACAGTTCCATCCGGAAAAATCCAGCCCCTGGGGGCTGGTCATGTTAGATAATTTTGGGAAATGGGTGAAAAATCAATGA
- the hisB gene encoding imidazoleglycerol-phosphate dehydratase HisB, producing the protein MRCANLTRTTLETDITMTLAIDGTGTVSINTGVGFFDHMLNSFCRFGHFDLEINAEGDLHVDQHHLVEDCGIVLGQAFKEALGDKLGIERVADCLFPMDEALIQAAVDISNRGYLTWHVDCPQGMVGDFPTELAEEFFRAFALNAGITLHIRMLDGKNRHHILEAVFKAVGRVLGLAVAENKRFDGVLSTKGSL; encoded by the coding sequence ATGAGATGTGCTAATCTGACCAGGACGACACTTGAAACGGATATCACTATGACGTTAGCCATAGACGGTACCGGGACAGTCAGTATCAATACCGGCGTCGGTTTTTTTGATCACATGCTGAATTCTTTCTGTCGCTTCGGACATTTTGATTTGGAAATCAACGCTGAAGGTGATTTGCATGTGGATCAGCACCACCTGGTTGAGGATTGCGGAATTGTCCTGGGACAGGCTTTTAAAGAAGCATTGGGGGACAAATTGGGAATCGAGAGGGTTGCCGATTGCCTCTTCCCTATGGATGAAGCGCTGATTCAAGCAGCGGTTGATATCTCCAACCGCGGATACTTGACTTGGCATGTCGACTGCCCCCAGGGCATGGTTGGCGATTTTCCCACGGAATTGGCAGAAGAGTTCTTCCGTGCGTTTGCGCTCAATGCGGGGATCACGCTCCACATTCGGATGCTTGACGGCAAAAATAGGCACCACATTCTGGAGGCCGTATTTAAAGCAGTCGGCAGAGTTTTGGGTCTAGCCGTTGCGGAAAACAAGCGTTTTGACGGCGTACTCTCGACAAAGGGTAGTCTCTAG
- the hisD gene encoding histidinol dehydrogenase: MKMIQKIQDVDLNKLINKSYGDDRSLDEKVTEILKNVREQGDEALYMYLSAFDHVDLRASGLRVSPQEIAAAYAKVDDAYMQALRQAIDNIRNYHEKQKRTSWMDTSEDGTILGQMICPLQRVGIYVPGGTAAYPSSVLMNALPAAVAGVSEVVMVSPPLKDGSLLPEVLVAAAECGVSEIYKVGGAQAVAALAYGTETIARVDKITGPGNIFVTLAKKMVYGLVDIDMLAGPSEILILADDSGVPEELAADLLSQAEHDKLASAIVISPNAELLEKTVAEVERQLALLPRAEIARASWDTYGAAILVNDLQEGMDLVNRIAPEHFELTVREPFAWLGKVRNAGAVFMGRYSPEPVGDYFAGPNHILPTGGTARFYSVLNVDTFLKKISIINYSQEALQRDGEHIMLLARREGLEAHARAIGVRLNK; the protein is encoded by the coding sequence ATGAAAATGATTCAAAAAATACAGGATGTGGATTTAAATAAACTGATCAATAAATCGTACGGCGATGACCGGAGCCTCGACGAGAAAGTAACAGAAATACTTAAAAATGTTCGTGAACAGGGTGATGAAGCTCTTTATATGTATTTATCGGCCTTTGATCACGTCGACTTGCGCGCATCCGGATTGCGGGTATCGCCGCAGGAAATTGCCGCCGCCTACGCAAAAGTAGATGACGCCTATATGCAGGCGCTGCGCCAGGCGATTGACAATATCCGAAACTATCATGAAAAGCAGAAACGTACGTCCTGGATGGATACCTCCGAAGACGGGACGATTCTTGGCCAAATGATTTGCCCTCTGCAGCGGGTAGGAATCTATGTACCCGGCGGTACAGCCGCGTATCCTTCATCGGTTCTGATGAATGCACTGCCGGCAGCGGTCGCTGGGGTTTCTGAAGTTGTTATGGTCTCACCGCCGCTCAAAGATGGGAGCCTTCTGCCGGAAGTGCTGGTGGCAGCAGCGGAATGCGGTGTCAGCGAAATCTATAAAGTCGGCGGCGCCCAGGCTGTTGCCGCGCTGGCTTACGGAACGGAGACTATTGCCCGCGTCGATAAAATTACCGGTCCGGGAAATATATTTGTTACCTTAGCTAAGAAAATGGTCTATGGTCTTGTCGATATTGATATGCTGGCCGGGCCGAGCGAGATCCTTATTTTGGCAGACGACAGCGGGGTTCCGGAAGAATTAGCTGCTGATTTGCTTTCCCAAGCAGAACATGACAAACTGGCTTCCGCCATTGTGATTTCCCCGAATGCCGAATTATTAGAAAAGACTGTTGCGGAGGTTGAACGTCAGCTTGCGCTGCTGCCCCGTGCTGAGATCGCCAGAGCATCCTGGGATACCTATGGTGCAGCGATCCTGGTCAACGATCTTCAGGAGGGAATGGATCTAGTTAATCGGATTGCACCGGAACACTTTGAACTCACGGTCAGGGAACCGTTTGCCTGGTTGGGGAAAGTCAGAAATGCAGGCGCGGTGTTTATGGGACGATATTCTCCCGAACCTGTAGGTGATTATTTTGCCGGACCAAACCACATTCTGCCAACCGGCGGAACAGCTCGGTTTTATTCTGTGCTCAATGTGGATACCTTCCTCAAGAAAATCAGCATTATCAATTATTCGCAAGAAGCGTTGCAGAGAGACGGCGAACACATCATGCTTCTTGCCCGGCGGGAAGGCTTAGAAGCCCACGCCAGAGCAATCGGTGTAAGGTTAAACAAGTAG